From the Hymenobacter yonginensis genome, one window contains:
- a CDS encoding rhodanese-like domain-containing protein: MLPELTPEDLHARLATGENLQLVDVRQPEEYAYCRIEGSVLIPLGELARRADEIDDTRPVVLICHHGVRSMQALAYLQHRHELTNLLNLRGGIHAWSTRVDPSVAVY, encoded by the coding sequence ATGCTGCCCGAACTCACGCCCGAAGACCTGCACGCCCGCCTCGCCACCGGCGAAAACCTGCAGCTCGTGGATGTGCGCCAGCCCGAGGAATACGCCTACTGCCGCATCGAAGGCAGCGTGCTGATTCCGCTGGGCGAGCTGGCCCGCCGCGCCGACGAAATCGACGACACCCGGCCCGTGGTGCTCATCTGCCACCACGGCGTGCGCTCCATGCAGGCCCTGGCCTACCTGCAGCACCGCCACGAGCTGACCAACCTGCTGAACCTGCGCGGCGGCATCCACGCCTGGAGCACGCGCGTGGACCCGTCGGTGGCCGTGTACTAA
- a CDS encoding oxidoreductase, with protein MSTTKNWFITGVSTGFGASLAELLLAKGDKVAATFRKQEQADAFTKKAGENGHGFVVEVTDEAQVKQGVQDAIARFGHLDVIVNNAGYGSLGSIEEIDAAEVHRQFDVNVFGPLHVLRAVLPHLRERKSGHVLNITSIGGLKTFPGVGVYNASKFALEAIGESLAQQVKPLGIKVTNIEPSGFRTEWAGSSATFADTQIEDYRATVGENLKGIQSYSGRQPGDPDRAAQIMYDLVRQENPPLHLPLGKAAVKGAREKFTALIEELAAVAETGDSADFPAGE; from the coding sequence ATGTCAACCACCAAAAACTGGTTTATCACCGGCGTCAGCACCGGATTTGGCGCCTCGCTGGCTGAGCTGCTGCTGGCCAAAGGCGACAAAGTAGCGGCCACGTTCCGCAAGCAGGAGCAGGCCGACGCCTTCACGAAGAAAGCCGGCGAAAACGGCCACGGCTTCGTGGTGGAAGTAACCGACGAAGCCCAGGTGAAGCAGGGCGTGCAGGACGCCATTGCGCGCTTCGGCCACCTCGATGTTATTGTAAACAACGCCGGCTACGGCTCGCTGGGCAGCATCGAGGAGATTGATGCCGCCGAGGTGCACCGGCAGTTTGATGTGAACGTGTTCGGGCCGCTGCACGTGCTGCGGGCCGTGCTGCCCCACCTGCGCGAGCGGAAAAGCGGCCACGTGCTCAACATCACCAGTATCGGCGGCCTGAAAACCTTCCCCGGTGTAGGCGTCTACAATGCCAGCAAGTTTGCCTTGGAGGCCATCGGTGAGAGCCTGGCTCAGCAGGTGAAGCCGCTCGGCATCAAGGTCACCAACATCGAGCCCAGCGGCTTCCGCACGGAGTGGGCAGGTAGCTCGGCTACCTTCGCCGACACCCAGATTGAGGACTACCGCGCCACCGTGGGCGAAAACCTGAAAGGCATCCAGAGCTACAGCGGCCGCCAGCCCGGCGACCCCGACCGCGCCGCCCAGATCATGTACGACCTCGTGCGCCAGGAAAATCCGCCGCTGCACCTGCCTCTCGGCAAAGCCGCCGTGAAAGGCGCCCGCGAGAAGTTCACGGCCCTGATTGAAGAGCTGGCCGCCGTAGCCGAAACCGGCGACTCGGCCGACTTCCCGGCCGGCGAGTAA
- a CDS encoding DUF2490 domain-containing protein: MTPLLPVLSWKQMLAVLALTLAAGTVGYAQRPVSSPIAAPAGANTWLTFLSDARLSQRWGLHLDGQLRRAKDAYQPQQLARIGLNYHVAPALQLTAGYARASSYFYNDYASASPLPEHRLYQQVLLREDSGRVHTQHRYRLEQRWVRRPGDARATYLNRMRYQLRLVVPLGHKGKLEPGAPYLAGADELFLGFGASAGRNFFEQNRAYLAFGYQFTRAVAVEAGYQHQMVQPAAGYALQYHHTLQLALSFQPDLRRGLAMASAL, from the coding sequence ATGACCCCACTTCTACCTGTCCTGTCCTGGAAGCAGATGCTGGCGGTGCTGGCCCTGACCCTGGCAGCAGGTACGGTCGGCTACGCCCAGCGCCCCGTTTCCTCGCCCATTGCCGCCCCTGCCGGCGCCAACACGTGGCTCACGTTCCTCAGCGACGCCCGCCTCAGCCAGCGCTGGGGCCTGCACCTCGACGGGCAGCTGCGCCGCGCCAAAGACGCCTACCAACCGCAGCAGCTGGCCCGCATCGGCTTGAACTACCACGTAGCGCCGGCTTTGCAGCTCACGGCCGGCTACGCCCGCGCCTCGTCCTACTTCTACAACGACTACGCCTCAGCCAGCCCGCTGCCCGAGCATCGCCTCTACCAGCAGGTGCTGCTGCGCGAAGACTCCGGCCGGGTGCATACCCAGCACCGCTACCGTCTGGAGCAGCGCTGGGTGCGCCGCCCCGGCGACGCCCGCGCCACCTACCTCAACCGTATGCGCTACCAGCTGCGCCTGGTTGTGCCGCTCGGCCACAAAGGCAAACTGGAGCCGGGCGCACCCTACCTGGCCGGCGCCGACGAGCTTTTTCTGGGCTTCGGGGCCAGTGCGGGCCGCAATTTCTTCGAGCAGAACCGGGCGTATCTGGCATTCGGCTACCAGTTCACCCGGGCGGTGGCCGTAGAAGCCGGCTACCAGCATCAGATGGTGCAGCCCGCCGCCGGCTACGCCCTGCAGTACCACCACACGTTGCAGCTGGCCCTCAGCTTCCAGCCCGACTTACGGCGCGGCCTGGCGATGGCCTCGGCACTGTAA
- a CDS encoding FRG domain-containing protein, whose protein sequence is MPHTSNDVEVTSWADLQQALFQETWDGRIGRFRSPFVYRGLRTQSWPLTTSLQRLGGEYQLLENHLLRNFRKYARDSALPGASVWNWLALAQHHGLPTRLLDWTYSPYVALHFATDDLEAYDQPGVIWAINYVKTAEFLPPSLREALRNEGSNVFTPELLEPLCTNLRELELLQREPFLLFLEPPSLDARIVHQYALFSLINTAQDTLHGWLEQHPELYFRIIIPARLKWEIRDKLDQAGITERVLFPGLGGLSRWLHRHYTPTPGQTAQDLLDDQIPG, encoded by the coding sequence GTGCCCCACACCTCCAACGATGTCGAAGTAACTTCCTGGGCTGATTTGCAGCAGGCGCTGTTTCAGGAAACCTGGGACGGCCGCATCGGGCGGTTCCGCTCGCCGTTTGTGTACCGCGGCCTGCGCACGCAAAGCTGGCCCCTGACCACCAGTCTGCAGCGCCTCGGCGGTGAGTACCAGCTGCTGGAAAACCACCTGCTGCGCAACTTTCGCAAGTACGCCCGCGACTCAGCGCTGCCCGGCGCTTCGGTGTGGAACTGGCTGGCACTGGCCCAGCACCACGGCCTGCCCACCCGCCTGCTCGACTGGACCTACTCGCCCTACGTGGCCCTGCACTTTGCCACCGACGACCTGGAAGCCTACGACCAGCCGGGCGTCATCTGGGCCATCAACTATGTGAAAACGGCCGAATTCCTGCCGCCCAGCCTGCGAGAGGCGCTGCGCAACGAAGGCTCCAACGTGTTTACGCCCGAGCTGCTGGAGCCGCTCTGCACCAACCTGCGCGAGCTGGAGCTGCTGCAGCGGGAGCCGTTTCTTCTGTTTCTGGAGCCGCCTTCGCTGGATGCCCGCATCGTGCACCAGTACGCCCTGTTCTCGCTGATCAATACGGCCCAGGATACGCTGCACGGCTGGCTGGAGCAGCATCCGGAGCTGTATTTCCGCATCATCATTCCGGCCCGGCTGAAGTGGGAAATCCGCGACAAGCTCGACCAGGCCGGCATCACGGAGCGGGTGCTGTTTCCGGGCCTCGGGGGCCTGAGCCGCTGGTTGCACCGCCACTACACGCCCACACCCGGCCAAACCGCCCAGGACCTGCTCGACGACCAGATTCCGGGGTGA
- the pnuC gene encoding nicotinamide riboside transporter PnuC, translated as MTQTLYEFWTAAAGPGPLEWIAVLTGFACVWLAARESLWNFPVALVSCALYIVVYYRAGLYSDSLLQIMFIVLSLYGWYEWLYGGRSKTELPVSRTRRWEWLATLAFVGAFTAGFGYYLSTRTDAALPHWDSFTTAGSLAAQFLLMRKRLENWWLWIVVDLIYVPILWYKQLYPTSVLYALYLGLAVYGYWEWHRSMRKEQAAQAQSGLSA; from the coding sequence TTGACGCAGACGTTGTACGAGTTCTGGACCGCCGCCGCCGGGCCCGGGCCTTTGGAGTGGATTGCGGTGCTCACCGGCTTTGCCTGCGTGTGGCTGGCCGCCCGCGAGTCGTTGTGGAATTTTCCGGTGGCCCTGGTCAGCTGTGCGCTCTACATTGTGGTGTACTACCGCGCCGGCCTCTATTCCGACTCGCTGCTGCAGATCATGTTCATCGTGCTGAGCCTCTACGGCTGGTACGAATGGCTGTACGGCGGGCGCAGCAAAACCGAGCTGCCAGTGTCGCGCACGCGGCGCTGGGAGTGGCTGGCTACGCTGGCGTTTGTAGGCGCCTTCACGGCCGGCTTCGGCTACTACCTCAGCACCCGCACCGACGCCGCCCTGCCGCACTGGGACAGTTTCACAACGGCCGGCAGCCTGGCGGCGCAGTTTCTGCTCATGCGCAAGCGCCTGGAAAACTGGTGGCTCTGGATTGTGGTTGACCTGATCTACGTGCCCATTCTGTGGTACAAGCAGCTCTACCCCACCAGCGTGCTGTATGCGCTGTACCTGGGGCTGGCCGTGTACGGCTACTGGGAGTGGCACCGGTCGATGCGCAAAGAGCAGGCCGCCCAAGCGCAATCCGGCCTGAGCGCCTGA
- a CDS encoding aldose 1-epimerase family protein, which produces MTYTLENELCRVQVQTHGAELSSFVRKDLDNLEYIWEADPAVWGRHAPVLFPIVGRLPQDTYQHQDQAYQLPQHGFARDQEFRLVRQTAAELVLELQASEATRAVFPFGFSLQISYRLAGSQLTISWDVRNVDTTELLFSIGAHPAFRCPLLPGETFQDYEFVFDHPVSFERYLLDGGLLTGQTEPVMEQQTTLPLSYDLFAQDALVLKHFDFTHITLRSRQSGRAVRVRFDGFPYLGLWTKGPGAPFVCIEPWHGIAGSVGAPVELADKEGILALEPGQQFSTSYSITVE; this is translated from the coding sequence ATGACTTATACCCTCGAAAACGAGCTGTGCCGCGTGCAGGTGCAAACCCACGGCGCCGAGCTGAGCAGCTTTGTGCGCAAAGACCTCGACAACCTGGAATACATCTGGGAGGCCGACCCGGCCGTGTGGGGCCGCCACGCGCCGGTGCTGTTTCCGATAGTCGGCCGTCTGCCCCAGGACACCTACCAGCACCAGGACCAGGCCTACCAGTTGCCCCAGCACGGTTTCGCCCGCGACCAGGAGTTCCGGCTGGTGCGCCAGACGGCGGCCGAGCTGGTGCTGGAGCTGCAGGCCAGCGAGGCCACCCGCGCCGTGTTTCCGTTCGGGTTCAGCTTGCAGATTTCGTATCGTCTGGCCGGCTCGCAGCTTACTATCAGCTGGGACGTGCGCAACGTGGACACTACAGAACTGCTGTTCAGCATCGGGGCGCACCCAGCGTTCCGGTGCCCGCTGCTGCCCGGCGAGACGTTCCAGGACTACGAGTTCGTGTTCGACCACCCGGTGAGCTTCGAGCGGTACCTGCTGGACGGCGGCCTGCTCACCGGCCAGACCGAGCCCGTAATGGAGCAGCAAACCACCCTGCCGCTCAGCTACGACCTGTTTGCGCAGGATGCGCTGGTGCTGAAACACTTCGACTTCACGCACATCACGCTGCGCAGCCGCCAGTCGGGCCGCGCCGTGCGGGTGCGCTTCGATGGGTTTCCCTACCTCGGCCTCTGGACCAAAGGCCCCGGCGCGCCCTTCGTGTGCATCGAGCCCTGGCACGGCATTGCCGGCAGCGTGGGCGCCCCGGTTGAGCTGGCCGACAAGGAAGGCATCCTGGCGCTGGAGCCCGGCCAGCAGTTCAGCACGTCCTACAGCATCACCGTAGAGTAA
- a CDS encoding AAA family ATPase encodes MLRVALTGPESTGKTTLSRQLAAHYQTSWAPEYAREYLEKRGASYRYTLADLEDIAHGQLRAEAEAEIQAIQQDRPLFFCDTDLLVIKIWSEHAFGHCPEWILEQIEQQQYHLVLLLNVDLPWAPDPLREHPHLRQQFYRLYHHTLQEQLSHFAEISGPPSQRFEQACYHVDELLLG; translated from the coding sequence ATGCTGCGCGTAGCTCTCACCGGCCCCGAATCGACGGGCAAAACCACCCTCAGCCGCCAGCTGGCCGCCCACTACCAGACCAGCTGGGCCCCCGAGTATGCCCGGGAGTATCTAGAGAAGCGCGGGGCCAGCTACCGCTACACCCTCGCCGACCTGGAGGATATTGCCCACGGCCAGCTGCGGGCCGAGGCCGAAGCCGAAATCCAGGCCATCCAGCAAGACCGGCCGCTGTTCTTCTGCGACACTGATCTGTTGGTGATTAAAATCTGGTCGGAGCACGCGTTTGGGCACTGCCCCGAGTGGATTCTGGAGCAGATTGAGCAGCAGCAGTATCATCTGGTGCTGCTGCTGAACGTGGATTTGCCGTGGGCGCCCGACCCGCTGCGGGAGCACCCGCACCTGCGGCAGCAGTTCTACCGCCTCTACCACCACACGCTGCAGGAGCAGCTTTCGCACTTCGCCGAAATCAGCGGCCCGCCATCCCAGCGCTTCGAGCAGGCCTGCTACCACGTGGACGAGCTGCTGCTGGGCTAA
- the hrpB gene encoding ATP-dependent helicase HrpB, with protein sequence MQFPDLPIVAALPDLLAALSQHERVVLQAPPGAGKTTVVPLALLEAAWRDGGRILMLEPRQLAARAAATRLAKLLHEPVGETVGYRVRLESKVSSRTRIEVITEGILTRLIQDDPALEGVAAVIFDEFHERSLRADLGLALALDAQAVLRPELRILVMSATLEAERMGAWLQAPVVSSAGFLFPVETHYLSPRQAAAGGSRPAERLATLVPTAVREALRQHPTGDVLVFLPGLADLRRVADKLQPALPDAVQLHLLHGELPLAEQDAALRPVPAGQRKIVLSTAISETSLTIEGVTVVVDGGFARVPRFQARTGFSTLETVPVSQAAADQRRGRAGRLGPGTCYRLWTAAEHDALPAYLPPEILTADLSGLALELALWGAAPQSLRWLDAPPAPALALAHDLLRRLGAVVGDGVVSGDEVNSDEVNMNSDEAGSSLSTFSPHHPITSSPKNTSSLPLKPTPHGRALARLGLAPRLGHLVVRGHELGHGPAAAALAALLSERDVLRAADAHPTPPDLRLRFEAIASGRAPLPGLLVQHNTLHRVRDAARNLRQRAGIRDAATSADADAAGLLTALAYPDRLAQRETPDRVRLATGQRVALPAEHFGRDDQFLAVAYLDGPPHQLRAALAAPVSRQELEELFSEQIEQVDEVRWDAATGRVQARRQRRLGALLLSDAALPQPDTNLVAAALLEALRTAGVACLPWSGAATALRQRLAFLHTHFPETWPDVSDEALAAELDEWLDPHLPGLRSLNDVSRLDWPELLLQRLPGGWAQRQELDRLAPAHLEVPSGSHVALDYTDPTTPVLAVKLQELFGLVETPAVAGGRVPLLLHLLSPGGRPAQVTRDLHSFWEKGYFEVRKDLKGRYPKHPWPDKPMEHVPTKLTKKRFEANQ encoded by the coding sequence ATGCAATTCCCCGACCTCCCGATAGTAGCCGCCCTGCCCGACCTGCTTGCGGCGCTCAGCCAGCACGAGCGGGTGGTGCTACAAGCCCCGCCCGGCGCCGGCAAAACCACCGTGGTGCCGCTGGCGTTGCTGGAGGCCGCCTGGCGAGACGGAGGCCGGATTCTGATGCTGGAGCCCCGGCAGTTGGCCGCCCGCGCCGCCGCCACCCGCCTGGCCAAGCTCCTGCACGAGCCCGTAGGCGAAACCGTGGGCTACCGCGTGCGGCTGGAAAGCAAGGTTTCCAGCCGCACCCGCATTGAGGTCATCACCGAAGGCATCCTGACGCGCCTCATCCAGGACGACCCGGCCCTGGAAGGCGTGGCGGCCGTCATCTTCGACGAATTCCACGAGCGCAGCCTGCGCGCCGACCTGGGTTTAGCGCTGGCCCTCGATGCCCAGGCCGTGCTGCGGCCCGAGCTGCGCATTCTGGTGATGAGCGCCACACTGGAAGCCGAGCGCATGGGGGCTTGGCTGCAGGCCCCGGTGGTGAGCAGCGCGGGCTTTCTGTTCCCGGTCGAGACGCACTACCTGAGCCCGCGCCAGGCCGCGGCCGGCGGCAGCCGCCCCGCCGAGCGACTGGCCACGCTGGTGCCCACGGCCGTGCGCGAAGCCCTGCGCCAGCACCCCACCGGCGACGTGCTGGTGTTTCTGCCCGGCCTCGCTGACCTGCGCCGCGTGGCCGACAAGCTACAGCCCGCCCTGCCCGACGCCGTGCAGCTGCACCTGCTCCACGGCGAGCTGCCCCTGGCCGAGCAGGACGCGGCCCTGCGCCCGGTGCCGGCCGGGCAGCGCAAAATCGTACTCAGCACGGCTATTTCGGAAACCAGCCTCACCATTGAGGGCGTTACGGTAGTAGTTGACGGCGGCTTTGCGCGGGTGCCGCGCTTCCAAGCCCGCACCGGCTTCAGCACCCTTGAAACCGTGCCCGTCAGCCAGGCTGCCGCCGACCAGCGCCGGGGCCGCGCCGGCCGCCTCGGGCCCGGCACCTGCTACCGCCTCTGGACCGCCGCCGAGCACGACGCCCTGCCCGCCTACCTGCCCCCCGAAATCCTCACCGCCGACCTCAGCGGCTTGGCCCTGGAGCTGGCTCTCTGGGGCGCCGCCCCGCAAAGCCTGCGCTGGCTCGACGCGCCCCCCGCCCCCGCCCTGGCCCTCGCCCACGACCTGCTCCGCCGCCTGGGAGCCGTTGTTGGTGATGGAGTTGTTTCAGGTGATGAGGTGAACAGTGATGAAGTGAATATGAATAGTGATGAAGCTGGTTCATCCCTTTCCACCTTTTCCCCCCATCACCCCATCACCTCATCACCTAAAAACACCTCATCACTTCCACTGAAACCCACGCCGCATGGCCGGGCGCTGGCGCGGCTGGGGCTGGCGCCGCGGCTGGGCCATCTGGTGGTGCGTGGGCACGAACTGGGCCACGGCCCCGCCGCCGCCGCGCTGGCGGCGCTGCTCTCAGAGCGCGACGTGCTACGCGCCGCTGATGCCCATCCTACCCCGCCCGATCTGCGGCTGCGGTTTGAGGCCATTGCCAGCGGGCGGGCGCCGCTGCCGGGCTTGCTGGTGCAGCACAACACCCTGCACCGCGTCCGCGACGCGGCCCGCAACCTGCGCCAGCGCGCCGGAATCCGCGACGCGGCTACCTCAGCGGATGCTGACGCGGCCGGCCTGCTCACGGCCCTGGCCTACCCCGACCGCCTGGCCCAGCGCGAAACCCCGGACCGGGTGCGCCTCGCCACCGGCCAGCGCGTGGCCCTGCCCGCCGAGCATTTCGGCCGCGACGACCAATTTCTGGCCGTGGCCTACCTCGATGGCCCGCCACACCAGCTGCGCGCCGCGCTGGCCGCGCCCGTGAGCCGCCAGGAGCTGGAAGAGCTGTTTTCGGAGCAGATTGAACAAGTGGACGAGGTGCGCTGGGATGCCGCCACCGGCCGCGTGCAGGCCCGACGCCAGCGCCGCTTGGGCGCGCTGCTGCTCTCCGATGCCGCCCTGCCCCAACCCGACACCAACTTAGTAGCGGCCGCCCTGCTGGAGGCCCTGCGCACGGCAGGCGTGGCATGCCTGCCGTGGAGCGGGGCCGCCACGGCGCTGCGGCAGCGGCTGGCGTTTCTGCACACACACTTCCCCGAAACCTGGCCCGACGTGTCGGATGAGGCGCTGGCGGCGGAGCTGGACGAGTGGCTGGACCCACACCTGCCGGGCCTTAGAAGCCTGAACGATGTAAGCCGCCTCGACTGGCCCGAGTTGCTGCTGCAGCGCCTGCCCGGCGGCTGGGCGCAGCGCCAGGAGCTGGACCGCCTCGCCCCTGCCCACCTGGAGGTGCCCAGCGGCTCGCACGTCGCCCTCGACTACACCGACCCCACCACGCCGGTACTGGCCGTGAAGCTGCAGGAGCTGTTTGGCCTCGTCGAAACGCCCGCTGTGGCCGGGGGCCGGGTGCCGCTGCTGCTGCACCTGCTCTCGCCCGGCGGCCGCCCCGCCCAGGTCACCCGCGACCTGCACAGCTTCTGGGAGAAGGGCTACTTCGAGGTGCGCAAAGACCTGAAAGGCCGCTACCCCAAGCATCCCTGGCCCGACAAGCCCATGGAGCACGTGCCCACCAAGCTCACCAAAAAGCGCTTCGAGGCGAATCAGTAG
- the guaB gene encoding IMP dehydrogenase — protein sequence MADYAAKIAFEALTYDDVLLLPGYSEVLPRDADPSAQLTRNIRLKLPFVSAAMDTVTEADMAIAMAQEGGIGIIHKNMSIRAQAELVRRVKRSESGMILDPFTLEETATLADAKKLMRTNNIGGIPIVDGQNRLKGILTNRDLRFEKDMSRPVTAVMTAAPLVTANAGTELADAEDILQDSKVEKLPVVDPEGRLVGLITYKDIRKRRRTPNACKDELGRLRVGAAVGVTPDLLDRVAALVEAGVDVVSVDTAHGHSKGVLDAVRNLKQQYPNLEVIAGNVATAEGARALADAGADAVKVGVGPGSICTTRIIAGIGVPQLSAVMEAARGLEGTGVPLIADGGIKFSGDVVKALAAGASSIMVGSLLAGTEEAPGEVTLFEGRKYKSYRGMGSVEAMEEGSKDRYFQDAEDDVKKLVPEGIVGRVPYKGLAAEVLFQLAGGLRAGMGYCGAATVEALQTARFVRITGAGLRESHPHDVQITREAPNYSSK from the coding sequence ATGGCCGACTACGCTGCCAAAATTGCCTTCGAGGCGCTGACCTACGACGACGTCCTGCTACTGCCCGGTTATTCGGAAGTACTGCCCCGCGACGCCGACCCGAGCGCCCAGCTCACCCGCAACATCCGGCTCAAACTGCCCTTCGTTTCGGCGGCCATGGACACCGTGACCGAAGCCGACATGGCCATTGCCATGGCCCAGGAAGGCGGCATCGGCATCATTCACAAGAACATGAGCATCCGGGCGCAGGCCGAGCTGGTGCGCCGCGTGAAGCGCTCCGAGAGCGGCATGATCCTCGACCCGTTTACGCTGGAGGAAACCGCCACCCTCGCCGACGCCAAAAAGCTGATGCGTACCAATAACATCGGCGGCATTCCGATTGTGGACGGGCAGAACCGCCTCAAGGGCATCCTCACCAACCGCGACCTGCGCTTCGAGAAGGACATGAGCCGCCCCGTAACGGCCGTAATGACGGCCGCGCCCCTCGTGACGGCCAACGCCGGCACCGAGCTGGCCGACGCCGAGGACATTCTGCAGGACTCAAAGGTGGAAAAGCTGCCGGTGGTAGACCCCGAAGGCCGCCTGGTGGGCCTCATCACCTATAAAGACATCCGCAAGCGCCGCCGCACGCCCAACGCCTGCAAAGACGAGCTGGGCCGCCTGCGCGTGGGTGCCGCCGTGGGCGTAACGCCCGACTTGCTGGACCGCGTGGCCGCCCTCGTGGAAGCCGGCGTGGACGTGGTGAGCGTAGACACCGCCCACGGCCACAGCAAAGGCGTGCTCGACGCCGTGCGCAACCTCAAGCAGCAGTATCCCAACCTGGAAGTTATTGCGGGCAACGTGGCCACCGCCGAAGGCGCCCGCGCCCTGGCCGATGCCGGCGCCGACGCCGTGAAGGTGGGCGTGGGCCCCGGCTCGATCTGCACCACCCGAATCATTGCCGGCATTGGCGTGCCGCAGCTCTCGGCGGTAATGGAAGCGGCCCGCGGCCTGGAAGGCACCGGTGTTCCGCTGATTGCCGACGGCGGCATCAAGTTTTCCGGCGACGTGGTGAAGGCCTTGGCGGCCGGCGCTTCTTCCATTATGGTGGGCTCGCTGCTGGCCGGCACCGAAGAGGCCCCCGGCGAAGTGACCCTGTTTGAGGGCCGCAAGTACAAAAGCTACCGCGGCATGGGCTCGGTGGAAGCCATGGAGGAAGGCTCCAAGGACCGCTACTTCCAAGACGCCGAAGACGACGTGAAGAAGCTGGTACCCGAGGGCATCGTGGGCCGCGTGCCGTACAAAGGCTTGGCCGCAGAAGTGCTGTTTCAGCTGGCCGGCGGCCTGCGCGCCGGCATGGGCTACTGTGGCGCCGCCACCGTAGAGGCCCTGCAAACCGCCCGCTTCGTGCGCATCACCGGAGCCGGCCTGCGCGAGTCGCACCCCCACGACGTGCAGATCACGCGGGAGGCGCCCAACTACAGCAGCAAATAA